The genomic region ATTCTGACCCATCAGTTCCTCGGCCCGCTCATCATGCTCGGCATCATGTATCTCATGTACCGCATCACCTTCACTCTCGGGGAAGTGCCCATGCAGTGGGTGGAGGCGCTTTTCGGCTGGCTGCGCGATACGGTGGATGCGGGCATGGCCGACGGCGTGCTGAAGTCCATGATCACCTCGGGCATCATCGACGGGGTGGGGGGCGTGATGTGCTTCGTGCCCCTTATTCTGCTCATCTTCATGCAGATCGCCATTCTGGAAGATTCCGGCTATATGGCGCGCATGGCCTATATGCTGGACCGCATCTTCCGTATCTTCGGCCTGCACGGAGCCTCCGTGGTGCCCTACATACTGGGCGGCGGCATTGCCGGCGGGTGCGCCGTGCCCGGCATCATGGCCGCGCGCACGCTGCGGAGCCCGCGTGAAAAGCTGGCCACGCTTCTCACCGTGCCCTTCATGGCCTGCGGGGCCAAGCTTCCGGTGTTCATCGTGTTCGCCGGGGTGTTTTTCCCCGGCAACGAGGCGCTCGTCATGTTCGGCCTTACCCTCACGGGCTGGGTGGTGGCCATGCTTGCGGCGCGTGTTCTGCGTTCCTCGTTCATCAAGGGACCGGCCACGCCCTTCGTCATGGAACTGCCTCCCTACCGTATGCCCACGCTTCAGGGCATGTTCATTCATGCCGGGGAACGCACCTGGGAATACCTGAAGAAGGCGGGCACCGTCATTCTCGCCATATCCATCGTGGTGTGGGCGGCCATGACCTATCCGGGCCTGCCGGAAGACAGAGTGAAGAATCACGAAGTCACGCTGCAGGAACTTCAGCAGCAGCTTGCGGCTGCGCCCGCAGGTTCGGAGCTGCAGCGTACTCTGGAAGAAGCCGTGCGCGGGGAAAACGGCCGTTTCAGCGAGGAAATGCTGCGCCATACCGTGGCCGGACGCATAGGGGCCGCCATGGAACCGGTGAGCCGTTATGCGGGCTTCAGCTGGGAAGCCAATATTTCGCTTCTCGGCGGGCTTGCCGCCAAGGAAGTCATTGTGACCACCCTCGGCACCGCTTATTCCCTGTACGATACGGAGGAGGATTCCACCTCTCTGGCGCAGTTCATTGCCCGGGACGACAACTGGAACATTCCTTCCGTGGTGTCGTTTCTCCTGTTCGTGCTGCTTTATGCGCCGTGCTTCGTGAGCCTTGCCACCATACGCATGGAAACGGGTTCCGTGAAATGGGCGCTGTTCAGCTTTGCCTTCAATACCTGTGTGGCCATGCTTGTGGCTACGACAACCTATCAGATTCTTTCCCGCTGGTAGGAAGCGATATCGGTAACGGAAAACGCCCTTTTCCCTGCGGGGGAAAGGGCGTTTTCGTCGTCATGGGGAAAAGTCCGGGGAGGCCCCGCGCAGCGTGTTTTTCCGGTATTCCGGACGGCGTTCGCTTCCTGCAGCCGTTGTGTCATAAACGGCGGAGAAAAGAACCGGGAAGGAGAACTTCGGAAGAGAGGGCGAGGTCTTCCGAAACTCCGGTTGCGGGAGCTTTTTCGCTCTTTCAGAAGGCAGAACAGAAAAAAGGCGAGGCATGAACCCCGCTTTTTTTCTGCGAAGGAAGAAAAGCGTTCTCTGCCGCAAGGCGGCAGACGTTTCCGTCCCCGGCTACAGGGCGCTGATGGCGTCGGCGATGTCGTCCAGCCAGGGGCTGTCCACCGCTTCGATGGCTCCCTGGTCGCAGGAGCGGGCGATGGAGGGATCGATGG from Mailhella massiliensis harbors:
- the feoB gene encoding ferrous iron transport protein B, with the translated sequence MSYFHHSDEGLPHGGMPTLALAGNPNSGKTTSFNALTGARQHVGNYPGITVEQKEGIAHCDGESIRIIDLPGAYSLTAYTQEERVARRVIGRERPLAVMALLNAGALERNLYLAVQLMEMGVPVSIGLNMMDEARAMGMSIDVPTLSRRLGVPVVETVARTGEGLQEYLRETMAFSRTREGQPWKPLLISYGPDLDPVLKHLTESLDEEGIGCAPYPTRWLALKLLENDEEILSELSRDKPEVMAHVKEHLDEVEAHLKATLGTSAEAIIADYRYGYISSLLRGVLTRREDIAQRMDLSDRADHILTHQFLGPLIMLGIMYLMYRITFTLGEVPMQWVEALFGWLRDTVDAGMADGVLKSMITSGIIDGVGGVMCFVPLILLIFMQIAILEDSGYMARMAYMLDRIFRIFGLHGASVVPYILGGGIAGGCAVPGIMAARTLRSPREKLATLLTVPFMACGAKLPVFIVFAGVFFPGNEALVMFGLTLTGWVVAMLAARVLRSSFIKGPATPFVMELPPYRMPTLQGMFIHAGERTWEYLKKAGTVILAISIVVWAAMTYPGLPEDRVKNHEVTLQELQQQLAAAPAGSELQRTLEEAVRGENGRFSEEMLRHTVAGRIGAAMEPVSRYAGFSWEANISLLGGLAAKEVIVTTLGTAYSLYDTEEDSTSLAQFIARDDNWNIPSVVSFLLFVLLYAPCFVSLATIRMETGSVKWALFSFAFNTCVAMLVATTTYQILSRW